A stretch of the Notamacropus eugenii isolate mMacEug1 chromosome 2, mMacEug1.pri_v2, whole genome shotgun sequence genome encodes the following:
- the TTC22 gene encoding tetratricopeptide repeat protein 22: MEGSPPDTMLQVPLDAEALPLGDNMGEMPEEDIEALMEEMDFLPGHFHLDLNLNFEPGSRAPFRGRDMKLQRESLRSELEFETGPLQYAVRNLLGVFAFYLEELEQARELFLQVTQEAPDNLNAWANLAYVYDQLGLEQEGAQCTETLSSLMGLEAEDEGMADGDLTLRAARCLAEQGYASAFDVGFVSESDQVQKLTAGIALYDKGLAYGQKKIPMEEKQSWYFTMATLFIRLDGILLNQGAEEQRRLAPFNRTLRLLREVVKSSITHHRALAWCYLGMLLERKDTFSTTPMGVHDCGYSGTDPLDCFGKAIEIAKDHAPILNRLAKIFHFLGKQDMAIGICNMALDILPDPELNWQAYCTRAKIHTKAYLRDLERAKAGLGGLPDRNHLTIAKDDLEEVVKVCPGLKTYLDIGQVYYYMGVDAVKELLAVDESALNKALVFFAKAMESDMGETLPEIQLLRGKCLRIKGEEPNAVECFKRAIELDESGSRHTEGFRCLLETLLALLGQARLSASELGQEVDVWVRKAQRKYPAERVRQELQRVYRSHPAEVVVLSKAMVAQGRLQLVRLLFDSMGGTWRKPQLAERSFSF, translated from the exons ATGGAGGGCTCGCCTCCTGACACCATGCTCCAGGTCCCCCTTGATGCTGAGGCTCTGCCCCTGGGAGACAACATGGGGGAGATGCCCGAGGAGGACATAGAAGCCCTCATGGAGGAGATGGATTTCCTCCCTGGCCACTTTCACCTGGACCTGAACCTGAACTTTGAGCCAGGCTCCCGAGCCCCCTTCCGAGGCCGGGACATGAAACTGCAGAGAGAAAGCCTGCGGTCGGAGCTGGAGTTTGAGACTGGGCCCCTGCAGTATGCAGTTAGGAACCTCCTGGGTGTCTTCGCCTTCTACCTGGAGGAGCTGGAGCAGGCTCGGGAGCTCTTCCTGCAGGTGACACAGGAGGCGCCGGACAACCTTAATGCCTGGGCCAATCTGGCTTATGTCTATGATCAGCTGGGCCTGGAGCAGGAGGGAGCCCAATGTACCGAGACTTTATCCAGCCTCATGGGCCTGGAGGCTGAGGATGAAGGGATGGCTGATGGAGACCTCACGCTCCGGGCAGCCCGCTGCCTGGCCGAGCAGGGCTATGCTTCAGCTTTCGATGTGGGCTTTGTGAGTGAGAGTGACCAGGTCCAGAAGCTGACTGCCGGCATCGCCCTCTATGATAAAGGCCTAGCGTATGGGCAGAAGAAG ATCCCCATGGAGGAGAAACAGAGCTGGTACTTCACGATGGCAACACTGTTCATCAG GCTGGATGGCATCTTACTGAACCAGGGTGCTGAGGAGCAGAGGAGACTGGCTCCTTTTAACCGCACCCTGAGGCTGCTGCGGGAAGTGGTCAAGTCCTCCATCACCCACCATCGAG cTCTGGCCTGGTGCTACCTTGGGATGCTTCTGGAAAGGAAAGACACCTTCTCTACTACCCCTATGGGTGTGCATGACTGTGGCTACTCAGGGACCGACCCTCTGGACTGTTTTGGCAAG GCCATAGagattgccaaagaccatgcacCCATCTTGAACCGACTGGCCaagattttccattttctggggAAGCAAGACATGGCCATCGGCATCTGCAACATGGCTCTGGACATCCTGCCAGATCCCGAGCTCAACTGGCAGGCTTACTGCACCAGGGCCAAG ATCCACACCAAGGCATACCTTCGTGACTTGGAgcgggccaaggctgggctgggaggTCTGCCAGACAGGAATCACCTCACTATAGCCAAGGATGATCTGGAGGAGGTGGTCAAGGTGTGTCCAGGCCTAAAGACCTACCTCGACATTGGTCAG gtCTACTATTACATGGGGGTGGACGCCGTGAAGGAGCTGCTGGCCGTGGACGAGTCCGCCCTGAACAAGGCTCTGGTCTTCTTCGCCAAGGCCATGGAGTCGGACATGGGCGAGACGTTGCCCGAGATCCAGCTCCTCCGTGGCAAGTGCCTGCGGATTAAGGGCGAGGAACCCAACGCCGTGGAGTGCTTCAAGCGCGCCATCGAACTGGACGAGAGCGGGTCGCGCCACACGGAGGGTTTCCGCTGCCTCCTGGAGACCCTGCTGGCCCTCCTGGGCCAGGCTCGGCTGAGCGCCAGTGAGCTGGGCCAGGAGGTGGACGTGTGGGTGCGCAAGGCTCAGCGCAAGTACCCGGCAGAGCGAGTGAGGCAAGAGCTGCAGCGCGTTTACCGCAGCCACCCAGCAGAGGTGGTGGTCCTGTCCAAGGCCATGGTGGCTCAGGGCAGGCTGCAGCTGGTCCGCCTGCTGTTTGACAGCATGGGCGGCACGTGGAGGAAGCCGCAGCTGGCCGAGAGGTCCTTCTCCTTCTGA